The window CATTGAGCACGTGCCGACGCTTACAGTCTCCGAAAAGGTTAAATGGTGACTTAAACAAAAAAAGAAGCTATGGAGACGGTTATATGAAAAACTCCGAGTTATCTGTAGCCCCGATGCATAGGATATGCAAGAAAGCAGGGGCAGAAAGAGTAAGTGAGTCAGCGGCAAAGGAATTAGCAAAGGCGCTTGAAGATATCGGCATCAAAATCGCTTCAGAAGCCAAAGACTACGCCGAGCATGCTAGAAGAAAAACGGTTAAGGCAGAAGATATTGAGATAGCTGTAAGGAAAATTATGGGCAAATAAATCGCATCTTCACCTTCCTTTTATTTCAGAATTTCAAGTCACAACCTACTGTTTAGTGA is drawn from Candidatus Bathyarchaeota archaeon and contains these coding sequences:
- a CDS encoding histone family protein, whose protein sequence is MKNSELSVAPMHRICKKAGAERVSESAAKELAKALEDIGIKIASEAKDYAEHARRKTVKAEDIEIAVRKIMGK